A single Candidatus Zixiibacteriota bacterium DNA region contains:
- the lpxD gene encoding UDP-3-O-(3-hydroxymyristoyl)glucosamine N-acyltransferase, with amino-acid sequence MEKTLGEIASLVSGELIGDGSVKIRGVAGIEEAKTGDLTFLVNPVYRAYLEKTGASAVIVGKEIERLKIPLIRHNNPYYAFCKALEIFTIKQVFPEGVHKSAILGKDVRIGKGVHIGPYVVIGDRVQIEDRVTILAGSFIADDSVLGEESFLYPRVTIREESLIGKRIILHPGVVIGSDGFGYAKEGGVYHKIPQVGRVVLEDDVEIGANTTIDRATLGETRIGKGTKIDNLVQIGHNVSIGENTVIAAQVGISGSTKVGKNVVMGGQVGLGGHIKIGDNVMFGAQAGATKSIPSNTIVSGYPAREHTKAKKIEACITLLPLYVKKIRELERRIKDIEKRL; translated from the coding sequence ATGGAGAAAACCTTAGGGGAAATAGCTTCTCTGGTCTCAGGAGAACTCATAGGAGATGGCTCGGTTAAGATTCGGGGGGTAGCCGGGATAGAAGAGGCTAAAACTGGTGACCTGACTTTCCTGGTTAATCCTGTGTACAGAGCCTACCTGGAGAAGACCGGTGCCTCTGCTGTGATAGTAGGAAAGGAAATTGAAAGACTGAAAATCCCCCTTATCCGGCATAACAATCCCTACTATGCTTTTTGCAAAGCGTTAGAAATTTTCACAATAAAACAAGTTTTTCCAGAGGGGGTTCATAAAAGCGCCATTCTGGGAAAAGATGTCAGGATTGGAAAAGGTGTCCATATCGGGCCTTATGTGGTAATTGGCGACAGGGTTCAAATCGAAGACCGGGTAACGATTTTAGCTGGAAGCTTTATAGCTGACGATTCTGTTTTAGGGGAGGAAAGCTTTCTCTATCCCAGGGTGACTATCCGGGAAGAAAGCCTGATCGGGAAAAGGATTATCCTCCACCCCGGAGTAGTTATTGGAAGTGATGGATTCGGGTATGCTAAAGAAGGTGGAGTCTATCATAAGATACCTCAGGTCGGCAGGGTAGTCTTAGAAGATGATGTAGAGATAGGGGCGAATACCACCATCGATAGGGCTACTTTAGGAGAGACCAGGATAGGGAAAGGTACCAAAATCGACAACCTGGTTCAGATAGGTCATAACGTTTCCATTGGAGAGAATACCGTTATAGCCGCACAGGTAGGTATCTCCGGGAGTACCAAGGTGGGGAAAAATGTAGTCATGGGAGGTCAGGTTGGATTAGGAGGGCATATAAAGATAGGGGACAATGTGATGTTTGGTGCCCAGGCAGGAGCGACCAAGTCTATTCCTTCTAATACCATAGTCTCAGGTTATCCAGCCAGAGAGCATACAAAGGCCAAGAAAATCGAAGCCTGCATCACCCTTTTGCCTCTCTATGTCAAAAAGATTAGAGAATTGGAGAGGAGAATCAAAGACATTGAAAAAAGGTTATGA
- the trxA gene encoding thioredoxin, giving the protein MTELTDKNFDSEVMKSKDLYLVDFWAEWCGPCKGMFSILEKVSTEYKGKLKVGKLDVGKFPEIGARFNILSMPNLLFFRQGKVLEQIIGMEKEQKLFERIKEILSEIGSK; this is encoded by the coding sequence ATGACCGAGCTGACTGATAAAAATTTTGACTCTGAGGTTATGAAATCAAAAGATCTCTATCTGGTCGATTTCTGGGCAGAGTGGTGTGGACCGTGCAAGGGGATGTTCTCGATCTTAGAAAAAGTATCAACTGAATATAAAGGTAAATTAAAAGTGGGGAAATTGGACGTGGGCAAATTTCCTGAGATAGGCGCAAGGTTTAATATCTTGAGCATGCCGAATTTACTTTTTTTCAGACAGGGAAAGGTTTTAGAGCAGATAATTGGAATGGAAAAGGAGCAGAAGTTATTTGAAAGGATCAAAGAGATTCTATCCGAAATCGGATCCAAGTGA
- the rplU gene encoding 50S ribosomal protein L21: MYAVMETGGLQFKVQEGDKLKIPKIAAEQGKEIVFDKVLLISRDEKEPLVGKPYLEGAKIEAQVLSTGKGEKILVYKFKRRVKYRRKKGHRQDYTQIMISKINAPKKSKA; the protein is encoded by the coding sequence ATGTATGCAGTAATGGAAACCGGTGGCCTGCAGTTTAAAGTCCAGGAAGGGGATAAGCTGAAAATTCCGAAAATAGCAGCAGAACAGGGGAAAGAGATCGTATTCGATAAGGTGCTTTTGATCTCCAGAGATGAAAAAGAGCCCCTGGTGGGGAAACCCTATCTGGAGGGTGCTAAAATTGAGGCACAGGTTTTGTCAACCGGTAAAGGAGAGAAGATCCTGGTTTACAAATTCAAAAGGAGAGTGAAGTACAGAAGAAAAAAAGGGCACCGGCAGGACTATACCCAGATAATGATCAGTAAGATAAACGCACCTAAAAAGTCAAAAGCTTAA
- the bamA gene encoding outer membrane protein assembly factor BamA, with amino-acid sequence MIPKKSILLLLLILLVYSFSYSQVLTISRVEVVGNKSADKSLVLLASGFTPGSNLDLTSIQRAIKRIYGLGLFSDVAITATQTEGGVVLTIRLKEYPRLARLEIEGNKKFKNQEIEEKLGLKAGMQISPQQVKDGINVIQGLYRSKGYAATSVQSELKPGPKEEEVVLDYKIDEGQKVKIKKIYVQGNRAFSEGKVRKQMKTKQASLLRSGEFNSEKYQEDKERITDFYRKNGHLDAEVLSDSIWFDPTGKDMFIRLVLSEGEKYKFGEVSFHGNTIFPEEKLRKVVKFKPGEFYGQKKYEETLTELNNLYQEEGYIYVQILDNTSTHGNAVNIDYQITEGVPANIHFVRIEGNIKTKEKVVRRELSVIPGQRFHRSILLRSLRDVMYLNYFSNVTPDIEVLPNGDIDLILKIEEKQTGTINFGAGYSAIDKLVGSIGLGIPNFMGNGQNAQLNWEFGKTTNSLQLSFTEPWFKDTPTSVGIDIYRVNRRWYSDFTEGRTGGGLRIGRRLSWPDNYSRLYVRYRLESVRYFDFSETYLTNYKDSPYGLQYIKWPQMTSSVNFTFLRDSRDLPQFATSGSVLTYDVELAGGLLGGNWSYHKHIFEFSKYVKTFWKFVLMAKVRAGLIDGYERNSNVPYSERFAPGGTDPDGMVRGYPDGWIGPRDASGNLIRGRSMLVYNLEYQFPLVEQQIYALLFADAGNAWMSGRRFSPVSFRRLYKSAGFGFRMVVPSLGMIGFDFGYGFDYPGKDKWRPHFQFGRPF; translated from the coding sequence ATGATACCCAAAAAATCTATTCTGCTCCTTCTTCTAATCCTTTTAGTCTACTCTTTTTCCTATTCCCAGGTTTTAACTATTTCCCGGGTAGAGGTGGTGGGGAATAAATCTGCTGATAAATCTCTGGTTCTCTTAGCTTCTGGATTTACCCCGGGCTCTAATCTTGATCTGACCAGCATCCAGAGGGCTATCAAAAGAATTTACGGCTTAGGGCTTTTTTCAGATGTAGCTATTACCGCTACACAAACTGAAGGGGGTGTGGTCCTCACAATCAGGCTCAAAGAATATCCCAGACTTGCCCGGCTGGAGATAGAAGGGAACAAGAAATTCAAGAATCAGGAGATAGAAGAGAAACTGGGTCTTAAAGCCGGGATGCAGATAAGCCCTCAGCAGGTTAAGGACGGCATCAATGTCATTCAGGGCTTATACAGGAGTAAAGGTTATGCGGCAACCAGTGTACAGTCTGAGCTGAAGCCTGGTCCAAAGGAAGAAGAAGTGGTTTTGGACTACAAGATCGATGAGGGCCAGAAAGTCAAGATTAAAAAAATCTACGTCCAGGGAAACAGGGCTTTCAGCGAGGGGAAGGTCAGAAAACAGATGAAGACCAAGCAGGCCAGCTTACTCAGGAGCGGTGAGTTTAATTCTGAAAAATACCAGGAGGATAAGGAGCGGATCACGGATTTCTACAGGAAAAATGGGCACCTGGATGCGGAGGTACTGTCGGATTCGATCTGGTTTGATCCCACAGGCAAGGATATGTTCATCCGGCTTGTGCTCTCTGAAGGAGAAAAGTATAAATTCGGAGAGGTGAGTTTCCACGGGAATACCATATTTCCAGAAGAAAAACTCCGGAAGGTAGTCAAGTTCAAGCCAGGGGAGTTTTATGGTCAGAAAAAATATGAAGAGACCTTAACCGAGCTTAACAATCTTTATCAAGAAGAAGGTTATATCTACGTCCAGATCCTGGATAATACCTCTACCCACGGGAATGCGGTAAATATTGATTACCAGATAACTGAAGGTGTTCCAGCTAACATCCATTTCGTGAGAATCGAAGGGAATATCAAAACCAAGGAGAAAGTCGTCCGGAGGGAATTATCAGTAATTCCGGGTCAGAGGTTTCATCGTTCGATACTTTTGAGGAGCCTGAGGGATGTGATGTATCTGAACTATTTCTCCAACGTGACTCCGGATATCGAGGTATTACCGAATGGCGACATAGATCTTATACTCAAAATCGAGGAAAAACAGACCGGCACAATTAATTTTGGAGCAGGGTACAGCGCGATCGACAAGTTAGTGGGTTCCATAGGCCTGGGGATACCCAATTTTATGGGTAATGGGCAGAATGCGCAGCTTAACTGGGAATTCGGCAAGACGACAAATTCCCTTCAGCTTAGTTTCACTGAGCCGTGGTTCAAGGATACCCCTACTTCTGTGGGAATAGACATTTATCGGGTCAACCGCAGATGGTACTCGGACTTTACAGAAGGTAGAACCGGGGGTGGACTTAGGATAGGCAGGAGGCTGAGTTGGCCAGATAACTATTCGAGGCTCTACGTCAGATACAGACTGGAAAGCGTACGCTATTTTGATTTCTCTGAGACTTATCTGACAAATTACAAAGATAGCCCCTACGGACTCCAGTACATAAAATGGCCACAAATGACATCAAGTGTGAATTTCACTTTCTTGAGGGATTCCAGGGACCTGCCTCAGTTTGCCACTTCCGGTTCGGTTCTGACTTATGATGTTGAATTAGCCGGCGGGCTTTTAGGTGGAAACTGGTCCTACCATAAACATATATTCGAGTTCTCCAAATATGTAAAAACTTTCTGGAAATTCGTCCTGATGGCAAAAGTTCGGGCTGGCTTAATCGATGGATACGAACGCAACTCAAATGTTCCCTATAGCGAGAGATTTGCCCCTGGTGGCACTGACCCGGATGGAATGGTGAGAGGTTATCCGGATGGCTGGATAGGTCCCAGAGATGCTTCTGGCAATCTCATCCGCGGGAGGAGCATGCTGGTTTATAATCTGGAGTATCAGTTTCCCCTGGTGGAGCAGCAGATTTATGCTCTGCTTTTTGCGGATGCCGGAAACGCCTGGATGAGCGGCAGACGATTTTCTCCAGTTTCCTTCAGGCGGCTTTACAAATCAGCCGGTTTTGGTTTCAGGATGGTCGTGCCCAGCTTGGGGATGATAGGATTTGATTTCGGTTATGGATTCGACTATCCTGGAAAAGATAAGTGGAGACCTCACTTCCAGTTCGGCAGACCCTTCTAA
- a CDS encoding OmpH family outer membrane protein — protein sequence MFRINSKILTVFLSGISFLILFSTQLLAQEGKIGYIDSMKLRTSYKEFADVQVKFDQEVAKWQLQADSLKKGVDSLQADFDKQSLLLSEEKKKEKEQFIEQKKNEYTTFINQTFGPGGKMEKLNTDLTKPILDKINAALEKIALENNYIMIFDAVNGNVAWAKKGLDLTDMVLDALSKMQ from the coding sequence ATGTTTAGAATAAATTCAAAAATCCTGACAGTTTTTTTATCCGGGATCAGTTTTCTAATTCTTTTTAGTACCCAGCTTCTGGCTCAGGAGGGGAAGATCGGATATATTGATTCTATGAAGCTCCGGACCAGTTATAAAGAGTTCGCTGACGTTCAGGTAAAATTTGATCAGGAAGTGGCTAAATGGCAGCTCCAGGCAGATAGTCTCAAGAAAGGAGTGGATAGCCTGCAGGCTGACTTCGACAAGCAGAGCCTGCTTCTGAGCGAGGAGAAGAAAAAGGAGAAAGAACAATTTATCGAGCAAAAAAAGAACGAATATACAACCTTTATCAATCAGACCTTCGGTCCAGGCGGGAAGATGGAGAAGCTAAATACTGATCTAACTAAACCGATTTTGGATAAGATCAATGCCGCCTTAGAAAAGATAGCCCTGGAGAATAATTACATAATGATCTTCGATGCAGTCAACGGTAACGTTGCCTGGGCCAAAAAGGGTCTGGACCTGACGGATATGGTTCTGGATGCATTGAGCAAGATGCAATAG
- the trxA gene encoding thioredoxin, protein MSEPVELTDDNFEQEVLKSDLPVLVDFWATWCGPCRMVGPIVDELAKEYAGKLKVGKLNVDNNGKTSIKYGIMSIPSLLFFKKGQVVDQMVGAAPKGSFVEKLDKILID, encoded by the coding sequence ATGAGCGAGCCTGTTGAACTCACAGATGACAATTTCGAACAGGAGGTTTTGAAATCGGATTTGCCGGTTTTAGTGGATTTCTGGGCTACCTGGTGTGGTCCCTGCAGGATGGTTGGTCCAATCGTGGATGAACTGGCAAAGGAATATGCAGGTAAGCTAAAAGTGGGGAAACTGAATGTGGATAACAACGGAAAGACCTCGATCAAATACGGGATAATGAGCATCCCCAGCCTGCTTTTCTTCAAAAAAGGTCAGGTGGTGGATCAAATGGTCGGTGCTGCTCCTAAGGGCAGCTTTGTAGAGAAATTGGACAAGATTTTAATAGATTGA
- a CDS encoding OsmC family protein: MWAKIKWLGKRRFEGETESGHRVKMDIAIEKGGENTGPTPMELVLTALGACTGLDVVPILEKKRVKLDGLEIKLEAERADEHPRVFKKIKIEYIFQGKDLKDSDLKNAVELSADKYCSVSSMIRKTAGLDYSWKVIS, encoded by the coding sequence ATGTGGGCTAAGATAAAATGGTTGGGTAAACGCAGGTTTGAAGGGGAAACTGAATCCGGGCATAGGGTCAAAATGGATATAGCCATCGAAAAAGGCGGGGAAAATACCGGACCTACTCCGATGGAGTTAGTGTTAACAGCTCTTGGTGCCTGCACCGGATTGGATGTGGTTCCGATTCTGGAAAAGAAAAGGGTCAAATTAGATGGCCTGGAGATAAAACTCGAAGCGGAAAGGGCGGATGAGCATCCCAGAGTTTTTAAAAAAATCAAAATCGAATATATTTTCCAGGGAAAAGACCTTAAAGATTCTGATCTGAAAAATGCAGTTGAGCTTTCTGCTGATAAATACTGCTCAGTAAGCTCAATGATAAGAAAAACAGCGGGACTGGATTATTCTTGGAAGGTTATATCCTGA